A portion of the Mycobacterium paraseoulense genome contains these proteins:
- a CDS encoding NAD(P)-dependent oxidoreductase, whose product MRVGFVGAGRMGRPIVSRLLTAGHDVQVLGRTAEKRCELEKLGARAVRDVAEAAALADIVLLCVFTDQQVREVCLDGGLLSAMPSGAALVVHTTASPKTIDALAAIADGLDVIDAAISGGPHDAAAGRLTLFVGGADDAVTRVRPVLSSYGDPVLHVGPRGSGQKVKLVNNALFAGHIGLLAEAMRLGERLGVPESTLLRALAHGSAASRVLNLVAAGGSVASFLDVAGEFVNKDVAVVRGISEELGSDLGALEEVIQSIDVAKRV is encoded by the coding sequence GTGAGGGTCGGATTCGTCGGCGCCGGACGGATGGGCCGTCCCATCGTGTCCCGTCTGCTGACGGCCGGGCATGACGTTCAAGTGTTGGGCCGAACGGCCGAGAAGCGGTGCGAGCTCGAGAAGCTCGGCGCGCGTGCGGTCCGCGACGTCGCCGAGGCCGCCGCGCTGGCCGACATCGTGCTGCTCTGCGTGTTCACCGATCAGCAGGTGCGGGAGGTATGCCTGGACGGCGGGTTGCTGTCCGCGATGCCGTCCGGCGCGGCGCTGGTGGTGCACACCACAGCCAGCCCGAAAACGATCGACGCCCTCGCCGCAATCGCCGATGGGCTCGACGTCATCGATGCCGCGATCAGCGGCGGCCCACACGACGCCGCCGCCGGCCGGCTCACGCTGTTCGTGGGCGGCGCCGACGACGCGGTCACGCGGGTGCGGCCGGTGCTGAGCAGCTACGGCGATCCCGTCTTGCACGTCGGCCCGCGCGGCTCCGGCCAGAAAGTGAAGCTTGTGAACAACGCCCTCTTCGCGGGTCATATCGGGCTGCTCGCGGAGGCCATGCGATTGGGTGAGCGTCTCGGCGTGCCGGAATCGACGCTGCTGAGGGCGCTGGCGCACGGCAGCGCGGCCAGCCGCGTACTGAACCTGGTGGCGGCGGGCGGCTCCGTCGCATCGTTCCTCGACGTTGCCGGCGAATTCGTGAACAAGGACGTCGCCGTCGTGCGCGGCATCAGTGAAGAACTCGGCAGCGATCTGGGCGCCCTCGAGGAGGTCATCCAGTCCATCGACGTCGCGAAGAGGGTTTGA